From Gopherus flavomarginatus isolate rGopFla2 chromosome 7, rGopFla2.mat.asm, whole genome shotgun sequence, the proteins below share one genomic window:
- the PCYOX1L gene encoding prenylcysteine oxidase-like produces MWVGAASCSPPSSMMAEPQPVPCAMRLLSAIAIGVLLAGPSSAAAGDAPGKIAVVGAGIGGSAVAYFLQQHFGPHVQLDVYEKGSEGGRLATIIVNKQQYECGGASIHSLSLHMQDFVKLLGLKHRREVAGKSAIFSGEQFVLEETDWYLLNLFRLWWHYGISFLRLQMWVEEVMEKFMRIYKYQAHGYAFSNLEELLRSLGGETFVNMTQRSVAESLLEVGITQRFIDDVIAAVLRSSYGQSVLMPAFAGAMSLAGAQGNAWAVEGGNKLVCSGLLKLTKANVIQARVTGVSLHSSDGKALYQVRYEDDEGQGSAFYDMVVIATPLHSGRSNITFENFDPPITDFPGSFHPIITSVVHGYLNSSYFGFPDPKLFPFASILTTDSPHLFFKAMDNICPVNISGAFRRKQPQEAAIWRVLSQQPLDKQQLKTLFRSYYSVQVTEWQAYPHYDSTKSIPPIILHDNLFYLNGVEWVASSMEMAAVAAKNVALLAYNRWYQDLEKIDQKDLMQKVKTEL; encoded by the exons ATGTGGGTGG GTGCAGcctcctgctcccctccatcATCCATGATGGCTGAGCCGCAGCCGGTGCCCTGTGCAATGCGGCTCCTTTCAGCTATCGCTATAGGGGTGCTACTGGCAGGTCCCTCCTCGGCTGCAGCAGGGGATGCCCCTGGCAAAATAG CCGTGGTGGGCGCCGGGATAGGTGGCTCAGCAGTGGCCTACttcctgcagcagcactttggacCACACGTGCAGCTGGACGTATACGAGAAGGGCAGTGAGGGGGGCCGACTGGCCACCATCATCGTCAACAAGCAGCAGTACGAATGCGGTGGTGCCTCTATCCACTCACTCAGCCTGCACATGCAGGACTTCGTCAAGCTCCTGG GCCTGAAGCACCGACGAGAGGTGGCAGGGAAGAGCGCCATCTTCAGTGGGGAGCAGTTTGTCCTGGAGGAGACGGACTGGTACCTGCTGAACCTCTTCCGGCTCTGGTGGCATTATGGAATCAGCTTCCTGCGCCTGCAGATGTGGGTGGAGGAGGTGATGGAGAAGTTCATGAG GATCTATAAGTACCAGGCACATGGCTATGCCTTCTCCAACCTGGAGGAGCTCCTGCGCTCGCTGGGTGGCGAAACCTTCGTCAACATGACGCAGCGCTCTGTGGCCGAGTCCCTGCTGGAGGTGGGCATCACACAGCGCTTCATTGACGACGTCATCGCAGCCGTCCTGCGCTCCAGCTATGGCCAGTCAGTGCTCATGCCTGCCTTCGCAG GGGCCATGTcgctggcaggggctcagggcaatgcATGGGCTGTGGAAGGCGGCAACAAGCTGGTGTGTTCGGGTTTGCTGAAGCTAACTAAGGCCAACGTGATCCAGGCCAGGGTGACAGGTGTCTCTCTGCACAGCTCAG ACGGGAAAGCCCTGTACCAGGTGCGCTACGAGGATGATGAAGGCCAAGGTTCGGCCTTTTACGACATGGTGGTTATCGCTACGCCACTGCATTCTGGCAGGAGCAACATCACCTTTGAGAACTTTGACCCCCCCATCACTGACTTCCCAGGCTCCTTCCATCCCATCATCACCTCCGTTGTCCATGGCTACCTCAACTCCTCCTACTTTGGCTTCCCTGACCCCAAGCTCTTCCCCTTTGCTAGCATCCTCACCACTGACTCCCCTCACCTCTTCTTCAAAGCTATGGACAACATCTGCCCCGTCAATATCTCAGGCGCCTTCCGGCGCAAGCAGCCCCAGGAGGCTGCCATCTGGCGAGTCCTCTCCCAGCAGCCCCTGGACAAGCAGCAGCTGAAGACCCTCTTCCGCTCCTACTATTCAGTCCAGGTGACGGAATGGCAGGCTTATCCCCACTATGACTCCACCAAGAGCATCCCGCCCATCATCCTCCACGACAACCTCTTCTACCTCAACGGTGTGGAATGGGTGGCCAGCTCCATGGAAATGGCTGCCGTGGCAGCTAAGAATGTGGCGCTCCTGGCATACAACCGGTGGTACCAGGACCTGGAGAAGATTGACCAGAAGGACTTGATGCAAAAGGTGAAAACTGAACTGTGA
- the IL17B gene encoding interleukin-17B, protein MDWAPSLLLFCALSVSFTWAATTEPKDHSKEAKGKRKGVGRDEVQLPEAQTPGPDPMLKRNAMISAADSSYTLLEDYEQSIQEMVSQLRNSSEPADSKCQVNLRLWRSNKRSLSPWTYSINHDAMRIPADIPEAQCLCTGCINPFTMQEDRTIVSIPIYSKLPVRRLLCHPPEGSGTKTHKKKKKKRCHKEYKMVMETIAVGCTCIF, encoded by the exons ATGGACTGGGCTCCATCCCTG CTTCTCTTCTGcgctctctctgtctccttcACGTGGGCTGCTACCACCGAACCCAAGGACCATAGCAAGGAAGCGAAAGGAAAGAGGAAAGGAGTGGGTAGGGATGAGGTCCAGCTGCCGGAGGCCCAGACACCCGGTCCTGACCCCATGCTGAAGAGGAACGCCATGATctcagcagcagacagctcctaCACCCTGCTGGAGGATTACGAACAGAGCATCCAGGAGATGGTGAGCCAGCTGCGGAACAGCTCGGAGCCAGCCGACAGCAAGTGTCAGGTCAACCTGAGGCTCTGGAGGTCCAATAAGAGGAGTCTGTCTCCGTGGACCTACAG TATAAACCATGATGCAATGCGGATCCCAGCAGACATCCCAGAGGCTCAGTGCCTCTGCACCGGCTGCATCAACCCCTTCACAATGCAGGAGGACCGCACCATCGTCAGCATCCCTATCTACAGCAAGCTGCCCGTCCGCCGGCTCCTGTGCCACCCCCCTGAGGGCTCAGGAACCAAGAcccacaagaagaagaagaagaagaggtgccACAAGGAGTACAAGATGGTCATGGAGACCATTGCCGTGGGCTGCACCTGCATCTTCTGA